The Glycine soja cultivar W05 chromosome 19, ASM419377v2, whole genome shotgun sequence genomic sequence AATTCTACTGTCTTAGATTCTCTGATTATTGGGAAGGTAAGTTGCATGCCGTTTTAGTGTAGCAGTTaacattgatttgatttgaattgGATATGTATGTATGACATTACTACAGTTCCAGAACTGTGTTCTTTATTCGGagaatatttcaaatttatacGCGAATACTAATTAAAGAGATGTAAGGTGCATTCCTCCATCATGGTGTCATGAATACACGATTCACAGGTATGATAATCTGTTAAAAGGTTGAGAATTCTATGCATATTGTTTTTGAAGGGTCATTTTTCAATATTTCCTATAACTCTTTTGTGCGCCTGAATATCTAATTTGTCCAAAGGTGAGTTTAATTGGACCTTTCTAAAGAAGACATTGCTTTCCTACCGTGTCTCCTTTTCTTTGAATGgaataattaaaagttaaatcaGGTTGTTGAGTGTATCTGAATTTTTTATTGCCTAAACCTTGTTTGTTAATTATGTATACTTGATGGCCAGAATAGAGATTATTTGATCAAAATCCCAAATCATAACAAGCATATGAAAAATAGAGGAGAATATTTTCAGGTCTTGAAATGATTCTTTGACTGAGAGACTTTTACATGTAACCTACAACATAAGTTTCAAGGTTTTAAAGGTATTTAGAAATGTAAACATTTATTGATATTCATTAAGCATTTTTGGAAAAAGTCATACTCATCCCTTATAAATAGGAAGATTTGTGAGAAAGTTGAATAATCCGTCTTAGCAAAGAAGCTCATCTCCAAATTGTTTACTATGAGACATTCATCTAGTTGTCAATGCAAGTACAATGAGAGTTATACGAGCAACCACAAAATACTTTAATTGGTAAGAAACAATAAACAGTGAATTTTTAAATGTAGATCTTAACAAAACAATATTCATGAGACAACCTAAAGGATCTGTGAACCCTACGTACTCTACCTCAGCACACATGCAAACTTACTAGTCCCATCTATGGCCTATAACAAGCAGCGTGATCGTGATATGATAAACTAAGAAAGGCCCTGCTAAGGTCTGGGCGGTCAAGAACACTACAAGTgacttttctttcttcattctcGAGTAAGGATCATATCAAATTCTTCCTCATCTATGTTGACGATGTAATTATAATTGGTAGTTTTTAGCTCATTTGAGGCTATGTGAGTTCAACCTAGTTTCATCACATTAGATGGGGGAATGATTTTTGTACATCATTTTCTGTTCACGATATTTTCTTACATTATAGGATTTAGATCAATCTTTATGCATGAGTTTAGATGATATAAAAAAGATATGTAGAAATTTTGTGTAAAGTTTGAAATGCTATGTAAGGTTTCTAACTTTCTATAGCATTCCAAATGTTCAATACCCTTGTATCCAAATACATACAATACTACTACCAAATGGGCAAGGCACTAAACCTTTGGGGTATATTGCAGTACTACTACATCTTGAAAGTTAAATTAAAGGCATATTGCAAGAGATGATAGAAGCCACTCCAAGGTCACGCCTATATGATTACATTTTTTTCCTATCATTAATATGGTATCCCAATGTTCAATACGTCTGAATCCAAATACATTTAAAACTACCGTTTGGGCAAGGTTCTAACTTTTAAACCTTTGGGGTATATTGCAATACTACATCATAAAAGTGAAATTAAAGGTATTGTGAGAAATTACAGAAGACACTAGCTACAAAGTCACGCCTATCTAAAATatgattacattttattttctgtcattaattattgatgatcattatgtgtcaaaattaaataaaattgaggaTCACTTCATTTTCAATTGGGACTCTGTTATTCTATTTTCATGTAGAATTTTCTAAAAGAAGACAATGCTTATTGAcagatataaatatatttgtatattcAACAGATTAAGcttttaaaagcaaaaaacaGATTAAGCTTTTGGGACGATTTATTCACAACAACCATAGTACGGTTACTCAAGTTACCGACCTGGAAAATTTTCCACACTAACGAATTTTCAGAATCTAAAAAGAACTGATAAAATAAAGGAGATGCCTGCAGATTCATAAGCAAATTGATGATTATCATATCAAGATATTCTAGTTCGATTGATTTAAAAAGATGtatgaatttttataaattcacaCATATCTTAAATTCGTtcctgaataaaaaaatgatcattatgattcttttttaatttttggtccaTAATTAGGATTCTTATGAAGCTGAACTTAATCGTATGTTATATGGGCTCAGTACACAAGCCATTATTGCTACACTTCCACTATTGTTTCATGTACTTAGCATTTCCGTAATGGGAAGTGAAAGAAGTAGTAATAGAAGTACTGGAAACAACAGCCTTATTGTGGGGCTCAAACTTGCAAACTCAGGATGAGTTTTATCTTCTAAGATAGAGTACTTGTGCAGgaaattgcttcctgcacctcaGAATTTTCTACCTGCACTtccataattttgaaaatcccaGCATTGCCCTTAATTTGTTTATTAGTTCCTCTCATCTTTTTGTACTTCCGTCTCGCGGGTGGCTCCCTCACCCTCAGGCAGTCACCCCTCATTTGTAGGTGAGTGGCAAAGTTACTACTATTTGAGGTAAGTTTGTCATTTTTTCCCCAAATATGCTAATATTTATAGACTAAATAatccagaaaagaaaaaagatgtgcACTTAGGGATTGGCTCTTCCAGAATTATACAAACATAATTTCGGATCCTTTATTTCCTAATAGAGGGTGATGTTTTTGTATGTTTCGGATTTGATATTCTGGAACTGTTTTTAGAATGTTTGAAATTCCTTGTTCCGGAAGACATTTCCTGATTCAAAAAATCTATTCCGGAATATCAACTCTTGAAATAAAAGGCTCTAGGCTGCATGTTCCGGCACCCACATTGTTGGTTCAGTTTTCAAATAAAACCAATCTATATTAATCCCTGCCATATTATAAATGAAccgaaaagttaaaataaatatggcTTGTTGCTGTACTACTAAATGCCATGCATCAAGACACGCACCAACCAACCTACTATACCCCCATTAAAATTCAGCAACAAGGCATTatgcaggatgtcaggacacgTGTGGTTTTGAATGGAGTGCATCGGGTAATAATTATTCAACCTGGAAGGATTATGTGGAGTGATGGCATTGGAGGTGGCACTTGTATGGAGAATCAAAGACTTAAAAAAAGGTTTGTTATTAGTTTCGTGAGGGAAGCTCTGATTTTCGTGGCTTTGGGTATTCCCCTTGTATCTTCCTATATGCAACTATGCCAACTTGTATATAGTAAAATTCTAGTTTTACGGAATCAATTTATATTTGGGATTGGGTGCACTTTTGTGTACAACTTGTGTGGGGGAAATGGATTCCAAAAGGAAAAGGAGGTATCAGTTGGATTTTTTATTCGTAAACAtacaagaattttttatttatttttactaaaatatacaaatactTTCATTATTTACTAATATACATGTTTATTATTTACCTGTGTAAATTCAGATTGGAAACCTAAATTTATactgtgttttaatttatttatttttttgtaaaagccGTTGAGAATTCAGATTTTTCCAAACTGAATTCTCAacgtgatttttaatttatttatttttagaaaaattattttttaaaaaatataaataaaagaaattaataaaattaaagaatattatgatataattttttagttattaaataggtacttaaataaaaaaaatctcgtGAAACTTCTATTGCTCATTAtagagataatttttcttagttaaaaaaatggatCTAATAtgcttttcattatttttaacagAGACTGCAAGACtcagaaaaagagagagagagagagagagatgcatAGTTTCACGGTTAAATTTGATCTTATGCTACCAATGGAAGGGAGTTTAGTCATCAGTGTGAGAAGCTTTTGATAGAAGGAACTTGGAAGCAGATGAAAAGGAGCATAATAAAGCAATACTAAGATCTAACAAGTACGTacttccctaaaaaaaaataaaaaatctaaccaGTACTTCAGCAGTTTGATTaaaatcaagcaagttgcattCGAATGttctttgtctttcaaaaaCTGCATTATTTTAAACAGTGTTTTAACTAAGGCAATTGACTAAAAAGtcgtattattttttacatcatAAATTTGCTAATGAAGAAAATTCATTATGCATTGTGTAAATACCTTGTAAACTAAATTGATTCGATCAAATGTAACTTGCCTAAGAATAGAATCAACGCACTAAAAATAAAGCCACTATTCGGCAAAGCCTCCCGTTTGAAAATGATAGCTATACAGCGCTGGTAACATTAACCTCCAGACGTTGTCAAGTGTCAACGTCAGTATATAAAAATTCGTTGTACATTCCATTCTTTCTCAAACGAACACCATTAAAAGATCTAGTGCTATTAGCACAATCCAGTGTATCTCTTGTGCCAACTTTTGTATCAACCCTGCACACATAGTTGAGAGCTACAAGAAGATCAATTATTGCAGCCTCAGTTTTTGGTTGATTTGCAAAGTAAAGAGTTTGGACAAGTAAAACATTTGTGTTGAAAATCGATTGCTCCTTCTCAAAATTTCTCTCAGAATGCCAGCTTATCATGTTATGTGCCAGAGGAGCCAACCAATCCAATATCTGTGCAAGCACCGGACTCCATTCGGCAGCAAGGTTTGCATCATGACCATTGGAAGATGATTTACTTTTCACATGGCGCTTAAGCTTAGCCCTTAGAGCAGTTCTTACAGTAGTTGGAAGCATATTGTACAGATCATCTCTTGCTGCAAGATCCACAAGGTGAGGTGATGACGCCATCCTCTCAATCAATACAATCATTTTTGCATAATGTAGGGCAAGAGCCGCATCACCAAGGGTAAGTGAGGATGCCTTTAACCGGTTTTTGATGGATAATTTAGAATATATTCTAATTCTGTTGGAGGGAGATAACTTGTCCactgttttcattttatcaatAGATTTCAAATGACAATCAGTCAACCTCATGGAACCACCATTTGTCTGCATACAGCTCTGTATGACAGGAGAATTGTTTGCAGCAGACATACAACCTTTGAAGGTTACAATATGTCCTAACTGCTTGCTTTCTGAATGCaggttgtttctgaataaagCTGGTTCGTGACGAGCTTGCTgcagtttcttttttcttctgcctTTGTCAACTAAAAAGCCTGATTTTGATACTGGCCTCCCCCCAACAGGTCCTGAATTGAAGCCACAGAGATCATGCTCCGAAGGATGTACAGAAGAATGTATAACAGAAAAGGAATGACTTCGCAGAAGATTGTTAGCATTCATATGCTGATAATCATTTTGTTCTTGAACAGTTGATGGGTGATTATTTGCAAAGACAAGTATGATCCTCTCCAGGATTGTAAATAGTGATCTTGCCAACAACCGGACAACATAATCATAACTTCTATTCCATGGAGACATGTCTCTCAGATTCCTCACCTCCTGGCACTGCAACATGACCTTCTTCTGAAACTCAAGCAATTTCAACTTGTGCAATTCCGGATTT encodes the following:
- the LOC114399140 gene encoding uncharacterized protein LOC114399140 → MGGETVNGSWFSVLWPVSRKSASDNKAVVGVLALEVAGLMLKVVNLWQSLSDAEVLSLREGIVNSVGVKTLVSDDDDYLMELALNEILDNFQSLARSVARLGKKCVDPVYHRFEHFVHNPAQNYFQWSGWEYRWKKMERKVKKMEKFVAAMTQLCQEVEVLAEVEQTFRRMQANPELHKLKLLEFQKKVMLQCQEVRNLRDMSPWNRSYDYVVRLLARSLFTILERIILVFANNHPSTVQEQNDYQHMNANNLLRSHSFSVIHSSVHPSEHDLCGFNSGPVGGRPVSKSGFLVDKGRRKKKLQQARHEPALFRNNLHSESKQLGHIVTFKGCMSAANNSPVIQSCMQTNGGSMRLTDCHLKSIDKMKTVDKLSPSNRIRIYSKLSIKNRLKASSLTLGDAALALHYAKMIVLIERMASSPHLVDLAARDDLYNMLPTTVRTALRAKLKRHVKSKSSSNGHDANLAAEWSPVLAQILDWLAPLAHNMISWHSERNFEKEQSIFNTNVLLVQTLYFANQPKTEAAIIDLLVALNYVCRVDTKVGTRDTLDCANSTRSFNGVRLRKNGMYNEFLYTDVDT